A single Stigmatella aurantiaca DNA region contains:
- a CDS encoding PaaI family thioesterase, producing the protein MPTPDSQSLQERYAPHSACFGCGPSNPQGLRIRSLVDEDRVVAEWTPAGHHQAFPGMLNGGIIGSLLDCHCNWTAAYHLMKAGGLESPPCTVTADYTIQLKRPTPLAGPVFLEARPVELKADRAVIEGTLTAGGKVTATCRGTFVAVKPGHPAYHRW; encoded by the coding sequence ATGCCGACCCCTGATTCCCAGAGCCTCCAGGAGCGTTACGCCCCCCACAGCGCCTGCTTCGGCTGTGGTCCCTCCAACCCTCAAGGCCTGCGCATCCGCAGCCTGGTGGACGAAGACCGGGTGGTGGCCGAGTGGACGCCCGCCGGGCACCACCAGGCCTTCCCGGGCATGCTCAACGGCGGCATCATCGGCTCGCTGCTGGACTGCCACTGCAACTGGACGGCGGCCTACCACCTGATGAAGGCGGGTGGCCTGGAGTCGCCGCCCTGCACCGTGACGGCCGACTACACCATCCAGCTCAAGCGCCCCACGCCCCTGGCGGGGCCGGTGTTCCTGGAAGCCAGGCCGGTGGAGCTCAAAGCCGACCGCGCCGTCATCGAGGGCACGCTCACCGCCGGTGGCAAGGTGACCGCCACGTGCCGGGGCACGTTCGTGGCCGTCAAGCCGGGCCACCCCGCCTATCACCGCTGGTAG
- a CDS encoding NADH-quinone oxidoreductase subunit B yields the protein MAETDIAPIIATRRDDTVGFLQNLVSKGLGWARKYSIFTYPYATACCGMEYMSVAGGRHDLARFGAEYPRFSPRQADMLLVTGTINLKQAPILKRVYEQMCEPKWVVAFGVCASSGGFYDNYAVLQGIDRIIPVDVYIPGCPPRPEQVLDAILLLQEKIGGQVHKLADTGQSNPTAAKHDLLMSMNK from the coding sequence ATGGCTGAGACCGACATCGCTCCCATTATCGCGACCCGCCGCGACGACACCGTGGGCTTCCTCCAGAACCTGGTGTCCAAGGGCCTGGGGTGGGCCCGCAAGTACTCGATCTTCACCTACCCGTACGCCACCGCGTGCTGCGGCATGGAGTACATGTCCGTGGCCGGCGGCCGGCACGATCTGGCGCGCTTTGGCGCCGAGTACCCCCGCTTCTCGCCTCGCCAGGCGGACATGCTGCTGGTGACGGGGACCATCAACCTGAAGCAGGCGCCCATCCTCAAGCGCGTGTACGAGCAGATGTGCGAGCCCAAGTGGGTGGTCGCCTTCGGCGTGTGCGCGTCCTCGGGCGGCTTCTACGACAACTACGCGGTGCTCCAGGGCATCGACCGCATCATCCCGGTGGACGTCTACATCCCCGGCTGCCCGCCGCGCCCCGAGCAGGTGCTCGACGCGATCCTCCTGCTGCAGGAGAAGATCGGCGGCCAGGTGCACAAGCTCGCGGACACGGGCCAGTCCAACCCCACCGCGGCGAAGCACGACCTGCTGATGTCCATGAACAAGTAG
- a CDS encoding NADH-quinone oxidoreductase subunit A has protein sequence MNSPLAPYLPMAVALLVSGVLALVMPGLASLLGPRRPSAIKSMAFEAGSETTGPARQRFAVKFYVIALLFIIFDVEAVFLYPWAVNFQALGWFGYWEMVVFAATLVVGLIYIWKKGALDWES, from the coding sequence ATGAATTCTCCTCTGGCCCCTTACCTGCCCATGGCCGTGGCGCTGCTCGTCTCGGGCGTCCTGGCGTTGGTGATGCCCGGCCTGGCGAGCCTGCTCGGCCCCCGCCGCCCCAGTGCCATCAAGTCCATGGCCTTCGAAGCGGGCTCGGAGACCACGGGCCCCGCGCGGCAGCGCTTCGCGGTGAAGTTCTACGTCATCGCTCTGCTCTTCATCATCTTCGACGTGGAGGCGGTCTTCCTGTATCCCTGGGCGGTGAACTTCCAGGCGCTCGGCTGGTTCGGGTACTGGGAGATGGTGGTTTTCGCTGCAACCCTGGTGGTGGGTCTTATCTACATCTGGAAGAAGGGTGCTCTCGATTGGGAGAGCTGA
- a CDS encoding methyl-accepting chemotaxis protein, with product MWGRLSLRWQVALAVLVPSIVISVLGAGVFPPRQKAIGMERLKERALSVGLLAGPEVARRLAEAAQSGTAPLQSLFEQVEQGGRVAFQAVVEPDGALVAQRGTVPPAIRSIRATATGCSDGHVGEAVVVRCALPDGRGYVIGYDTAVVHEDTRAFLLLALPVFLAATLLGLVLAFLLSRAISEPVSHMTDMAREVAMGDVSRSQMEVPAAGEVRLMATSFNEMLGTLRATVAELVSRTEQLSSASRGLTGASADQEHVISQQAAYAQQIAATFEELSRTAEQISSSTEVVESSARRTHEAVAEAMAVVAQVVAGINDIRIESKGVADAIVGLNQDLQQVSKIAQVINQVAERSDLLALNAALEGTKAGEVGRGFSLVAAEMRKLAENVSGSARDIARIVEKVQDSGDEAAAKARVGMATSDRGVEVAEQASAVFERIVELARGTSEAARQITIATRQQRQSSEQAVQGARNVAELVKQGVDATGRTTRIAQDLQAVAEGLTAVTGRFKVARD from the coding sequence ATGTGGGGTCGGCTCAGTTTACGGTGGCAGGTGGCGCTCGCGGTGCTGGTGCCGTCGATCGTCATCTCCGTGCTGGGGGCAGGTGTCTTCCCCCCGCGGCAGAAGGCCATTGGCATGGAGCGGCTGAAGGAGCGCGCCCTCAGCGTGGGGCTGCTCGCGGGCCCCGAGGTGGCACGGCGTCTGGCCGAGGCGGCCCAAAGCGGCACCGCGCCGCTCCAGTCCCTCTTCGAGCAGGTGGAGCAGGGCGGACGCGTGGCGTTCCAGGCCGTGGTGGAGCCGGACGGGGCGCTGGTGGCCCAGCGGGGCACGGTGCCGCCGGCGATCCGGTCCATCCGGGCCACCGCCACCGGCTGTTCCGATGGGCACGTGGGCGAGGCCGTGGTGGTGCGGTGCGCCCTGCCGGATGGCCGCGGCTACGTGATTGGCTATGACACCGCGGTGGTGCACGAGGACACCCGGGCCTTCCTCTTGCTGGCGCTGCCCGTGTTCCTGGCCGCCACGCTGCTGGGGCTCGTGCTGGCCTTCCTGCTGAGCCGGGCCATCTCGGAGCCCGTCTCACACATGACGGACATGGCCCGGGAAGTGGCCATGGGCGATGTGTCCCGCAGCCAGATGGAGGTGCCCGCGGCGGGCGAGGTGCGCCTCATGGCCACCTCCTTCAACGAGATGCTGGGCACGCTGCGCGCCACGGTGGCCGAGCTCGTCTCGCGCACCGAGCAGCTCTCCAGCGCGTCGCGCGGGCTCACGGGGGCCTCCGCGGACCAGGAGCACGTCATCAGCCAGCAGGCCGCGTACGCCCAGCAGATCGCCGCCACGTTCGAGGAGCTGAGCCGCACCGCCGAGCAGATCTCCAGCTCCACCGAGGTGGTGGAGTCCAGCGCGCGCCGCACCCACGAGGCCGTGGCCGAGGCCATGGCGGTGGTGGCCCAGGTGGTGGCGGGCATCAACGACATCCGCATCGAGTCCAAGGGCGTCGCGGACGCCATCGTGGGGCTCAACCAGGATCTCCAGCAGGTGTCGAAGATCGCCCAGGTCATCAACCAGGTGGCGGAGCGCTCGGACCTGCTGGCGCTCAACGCGGCGCTGGAGGGCACCAAGGCGGGCGAGGTGGGCCGGGGCTTCTCGCTGGTGGCCGCCGAGATGCGCAAGCTGGCGGAGAACGTGTCCGGCTCCGCGCGGGACATCGCCCGCATCGTGGAGAAGGTGCAGGACTCCGGGGACGAGGCCGCCGCCAAGGCCCGCGTGGGCATGGCGACCTCGGACCGTGGCGTGGAGGTGGCCGAGCAGGCCTCGGCGGTGTTCGAGCGCATCGTGGAGCTGGCGCGCGGCACCAGCGAGGCGGCCCGTCAAATCACCATCGCCACGCGCCAGCAGCGCCAGTCCAGCGAGCAGGCCGTGCAGGGCGCGCGCAACGTGGCGGAGCTGGTGAAGCAGGGCGTGGACGCCACGGGCCGCACCACCCGGATTGCCCAGGACCTTCAGGCCGTGGCCGAGGGGCTCACGGCGGTGACGGGGCGGTTCAAGGTCGCCCGCGACTGA
- a CDS encoding response regulator, translated as MKTILVVDDEFDIVEAVKAILEEDGYRVHACGNGSEALRCLNEVKPDLAILDIMMPRLNGYETLKAFRKQPAFERLPVLLMSAIVPEVPAGGYAWEGFLKKPFSLHDLLEQVHRLAPKAQDGDGATG; from the coding sequence ATGAAGACCATCCTCGTCGTCGATGATGAGTTCGACATCGTGGAGGCGGTGAAGGCCATCCTCGAGGAGGACGGCTACCGGGTCCATGCGTGCGGCAATGGGTCCGAGGCGCTGCGGTGCTTGAACGAGGTGAAGCCGGACCTGGCCATCCTGGACATCATGATGCCCCGGCTCAACGGCTACGAGACGCTCAAGGCCTTCCGGAAACAGCCGGCCTTCGAGCGGCTGCCCGTGCTGCTCATGAGCGCCATCGTCCCCGAGGTGCCCGCCGGCGGCTACGCGTGGGAGGGCTTCCTCAAGAAGCCCTTCTCCCTGCACGACCTGCTGGAGCAGGTCCACCGGCTGGCCCCGAAGGCCCAGGACGGCGATGGGGCCACCGGGTAG
- a CDS encoding ATPase domain-containing protein: MEDTTGGPPPSRKAKPERLITGVPRLDFITKGGLLKGNAYSILGPPGSGKTVLANQIAFNHVQNGGRALYVTLLSESHARMLGNLEGMTFFNRSVIPGKLHYISGYRELEQEGLKGLLELVRQAAQDHQASLLIIDGMDAAKEFARSELSFKRFLQSLQTFVGILGATVLLLSPHHEGEVHPESTAVDGVFELSLWLSGPRAVRELVALKFRGSDSLLGKHEVEISERGVVIHPRTEVQFSNPQESGQEDRIRMSFGIPRLDESLHGGLLSGSTTMLLGSPGTGKTLLGLHFLLQGAREGQPGTYFGFYETPPRLIEKAAGVGMPDLQKYVDNGLIELQWQPPLEHNLDALAERLLERLQERKAKRLRLFIDSVAGFRSATVYPQRMGRFFSALSHQLRMMDVTALYSEETPLLSPGVDSPHPEEAAYVENIILLRYVELRSQLYRLLSIMKMRESLYDSGIREFSISEKGISVADTFTSVESLLTGHARVTGTADAKAQAPRKKKASSGKKAPKPPLRGKSRQGRS; the protein is encoded by the coding sequence GTGGAGGACACGACAGGGGGCCCTCCCCCCAGCCGCAAGGCCAAGCCCGAGCGGCTCATCACCGGGGTGCCCCGGCTGGACTTCATCACCAAGGGGGGGTTGCTCAAGGGCAACGCCTACTCGATTCTCGGTCCCCCCGGCTCGGGCAAGACGGTGCTGGCCAACCAGATCGCCTTCAACCACGTCCAGAACGGCGGCCGGGCGCTCTATGTGACGCTGCTGTCCGAGTCTCACGCGCGCATGCTGGGGAACCTGGAGGGGATGACCTTCTTCAACCGGAGCGTCATCCCCGGCAAGCTGCACTACATCAGCGGCTACCGGGAGCTGGAGCAAGAGGGGCTCAAGGGGCTGCTGGAGCTGGTGCGGCAGGCCGCCCAGGACCACCAGGCCAGCCTGCTCATCATCGACGGCATGGACGCGGCCAAGGAGTTCGCCCGGTCGGAGCTGTCCTTCAAGCGCTTCCTGCAGAGCCTGCAGACGTTCGTGGGCATTCTGGGCGCCACCGTGCTGCTGCTCTCGCCCCACCACGAGGGGGAGGTGCACCCGGAGAGCACCGCCGTGGACGGGGTCTTCGAGCTGTCGCTCTGGCTGTCGGGCCCCCGGGCCGTGCGCGAGCTGGTCGCGCTGAAGTTCCGCGGCAGTGACTCGCTGCTGGGCAAGCACGAGGTGGAGATCTCCGAGCGGGGAGTCGTCATCCACCCGCGCACCGAAGTCCAATTCTCCAATCCCCAGGAGAGTGGCCAGGAGGACCGCATCCGGATGTCCTTCGGCATTCCCCGGCTGGACGAGTCGCTCCATGGCGGCCTGCTGTCCGGCTCCACCACCATGCTGCTGGGCAGCCCCGGCACGGGCAAGACGCTCCTGGGGCTGCACTTCCTGCTCCAGGGGGCCCGGGAGGGACAGCCGGGCACCTACTTCGGCTTCTACGAGACGCCGCCCCGGCTCATCGAGAAGGCCGCGGGGGTGGGCATGCCGGACCTCCAGAAGTACGTGGACAACGGGTTGATTGAGCTCCAGTGGCAGCCCCCCCTGGAGCACAACCTCGACGCGCTCGCGGAGCGGCTCCTGGAGCGGCTCCAGGAGCGCAAAGCGAAGCGGCTGCGGCTCTTCATCGACAGCGTGGCCGGCTTCCGCTCCGCCACCGTCTACCCGCAGCGCATGGGCCGCTTCTTCTCGGCCCTCTCGCACCAACTGCGGATGATGGATGTGACGGCCCTCTACTCGGAGGAGACGCCGCTGCTCAGCCCGGGCGTGGACTCCCCGCACCCGGAGGAGGCCGCGTACGTGGAGAACATCATCCTCCTGCGCTACGTCGAGCTGCGCTCCCAGCTCTACCGGCTCCTTTCCATCATGAAGATGCGCGAGAGCCTGTACGACAGCGGCATCCGGGAGTTCTCCATCTCGGAGAAGGGCATCTCGGTCGCGGACACGTTCACCAGCGTCGAGTCGCTCCTCACCGGCCATGCCCGCGTGACGGGCACCGCGGACGCCAAAGCCCAGGCCCCGCGCAAGAAGAAGGCGTCCTCTGGCAAGAAGGCCCCGAAGCCCCCGCTGCGGGGCAAATCCCGGCAGGGACGTTCATGA
- a CDS encoding hybrid sensor histidine kinase/response regulator, with the protein MTTPGPNTQTAEPKATVLNVNDHAATRYMVSRMLSMAGYQVLEASTGHEALAIAAQKPDLVLLDVEMPDIDGYEVCRRLRKHEETQGLLIAHLSAVSVTREDRIRGLAYGADAYWTTPLEEEELLANIEALLRLQRRAQEAIRVRDDFLSVAAHELKTPLTALRLNLERTLLLAQRAGPKVTLDNALNASLRQLSRLQQLLDALLDVSRVSSRRLKLEVGTVDLVELARELAQRLEPAARVAEVEFRLELPSEPIVLIGDRLRLEQVLNNLLTNALKYGDGKPVCLRVEEREDMASIQVTDQGIGIAPADQSRIFERFERATTTEQSGSLGLGLYIAREIVSAHGGTITVDSHPGQGSTFQVLLPLRRTEPY; encoded by the coding sequence GTGACGACACCGGGCCCCAACACACAGACCGCCGAACCCAAGGCCACCGTCCTCAACGTCAACGACCACGCCGCCACGCGCTACATGGTCAGCCGCATGCTGAGCATGGCGGGCTACCAGGTGCTGGAGGCCAGCACGGGCCACGAGGCCCTGGCCATCGCGGCCCAGAAGCCGGACCTGGTGCTGCTGGATGTGGAGATGCCGGACATCGACGGCTACGAGGTCTGCCGGCGCCTGCGCAAGCATGAGGAGACCCAGGGGCTGCTCATCGCGCACCTGTCCGCCGTCTCCGTCACCCGCGAGGACCGCATCCGGGGGCTCGCCTATGGCGCGGACGCCTATTGGACCACGCCCCTGGAGGAGGAGGAGCTGCTGGCCAACATCGAGGCGCTCCTGCGGCTCCAGCGGCGGGCCCAGGAGGCCATCCGCGTGCGCGACGATTTCCTCTCCGTCGCGGCCCACGAGCTGAAGACGCCGCTCACCGCGCTGCGGCTCAACCTGGAGCGCACGCTCCTGCTCGCTCAGCGCGCCGGGCCCAAGGTGACGCTGGACAACGCGCTCAACGCCTCCCTGCGCCAGCTCTCCCGGCTGCAGCAGCTGCTCGACGCGCTGCTGGACGTGTCGCGCGTCTCCAGCCGGCGGCTCAAGCTGGAGGTGGGTACGGTGGACCTGGTGGAGCTGGCCCGGGAGCTGGCCCAGCGCCTCGAGCCCGCGGCCCGCGTGGCCGAGGTGGAGTTCCGGCTCGAGCTGCCCAGCGAGCCCATCGTCCTCATTGGAGACCGCCTGCGGCTGGAGCAGGTGCTCAACAACCTGCTGACCAATGCCCTCAAGTATGGGGACGGGAAACCCGTGTGCCTGCGCGTGGAAGAGCGCGAGGACATGGCCTCGATTCAGGTGACGGACCAGGGCATCGGCATCGCCCCGGCGGACCAATCCCGGATTTTCGAGCGGTTCGAGCGAGCGACCACCACCGAACAATCGGGAAGTTTGGGCCTCGGCCTTTACATCGCACGCGAGATTGTCTCGGCGCACGGGGGAACCATCACCGTGGACAGCCACCCTGGCCAGGGTTCGACGTTCCAGGTGCTCCTCCCGCTGCGCCGGACCGAGCCGTACTGA
- a CDS encoding PHP domain-containing protein, with the protein MIDLHSHTTASDGQHSPEELLTMAAAAGVTVLAVTDHDTVAGLAAAKAAAATRGVELIPGIELSAFVLGREAHILGHFLRPEDPGIARFADALRTEREQRMKQMVDKMRKLGFPVRMEDVYALAEDAHLGRPHLARVLVEKGWCVDTKDAFDRFLGSGRPAWVDRYRLDGADAIQLIRAAGGTATLAHPGSSKMNRAEIALLAKAGLAGLEVLHADHNPSVREKYVALAREFGLVVTAGSDFHGEKVAPGRHLGMASMPAALFQQLRARASA; encoded by the coding sequence GTGATTGATCTCCACTCCCACACCACCGCGAGCGACGGCCAGCACTCGCCCGAGGAGCTGCTCACGATGGCGGCCGCGGCCGGGGTGACGGTGCTCGCGGTGACGGACCACGACACGGTGGCGGGGCTGGCGGCGGCCAAGGCCGCGGCGGCCACCCGGGGGGTGGAACTCATCCCGGGCATCGAGCTGTCCGCCTTCGTGCTGGGGCGCGAGGCCCACATCCTCGGGCACTTCCTGCGGCCGGAGGACCCCGGCATCGCCCGGTTCGCGGACGCGCTGCGCACCGAGCGCGAGCAGCGGATGAAGCAGATGGTGGACAAGATGCGGAAGCTGGGCTTCCCGGTGCGCATGGAGGACGTGTACGCGCTGGCGGAGGACGCGCACCTGGGCCGGCCCCACCTGGCGCGCGTGCTGGTGGAGAAGGGCTGGTGCGTGGACACGAAGGACGCGTTCGACCGCTTCCTCGGAAGCGGGCGCCCCGCCTGGGTGGACCGCTACCGGTTGGACGGGGCGGACGCCATCCAGCTCATCCGCGCCGCCGGGGGCACCGCCACCCTCGCCCACCCGGGCAGCTCGAAGATGAACCGGGCGGAGATTGCCCTGCTGGCGAAGGCGGGGCTGGCCGGCCTGGAAGTCCTCCACGCCGACCACAACCCGAGCGTGCGCGAGAAGTACGTGGCGCTTGCCCGGGAATTCGGCCTGGTGGTGACCGCCGGCAGCGACTTCCACGGCGAGAAGGTGGCCCCGGGGCGGCACCTGGGCATGGCCTCCATGCCCGCCGCGCTGTTCCAGCAATTGCGCGCCCGGGCCTCGGCGTGA
- a CDS encoding deoxyhypusine synthase family protein, with translation MAKTSTPKKSLRNAYAGARKADPRPITGKEKPAELLAHAFSAYVGRQERTAFELMSKSMEQDASIFMTLSGAMTPAGLHQSCLIPLVEKGIISALTTTGANLYHDAHRIIGHAIREVNPNAGDLQYRLARIIRIYDLGFWEEALLDTDRLFSAIIRGPEFQKKMTTPEFHYLLGKAVYGIEKQLGVKQPSLLSTCYKHAVPIWVGAVQDGSIFLNVVKLKRLLGAEFKFELDINDDVYSMAAMQHFCRHQGSKKLAIWILGGGVPKNYTLQGEPLLDQILNVPTSGFDIDVQFCVDPVDNGALSSCPAGEGHTWGKVSVEAVETGSMYVHCDVTAVFPWLTHALLSEPKNKRKPMRLMDKMNDAIAFLDADVKKRSKQLMKTLDWSVEEAEPSTPEDAGKHGAYVR, from the coding sequence ATGGCCAAGACCTCGACCCCGAAGAAGAGCTTGCGCAACGCCTACGCGGGCGCGCGCAAGGCGGACCCGCGCCCCATCACCGGCAAGGAGAAGCCGGCGGAGCTGCTCGCCCACGCCTTCAGCGCCTATGTGGGGCGCCAGGAGCGCACCGCGTTCGAGCTGATGTCGAAGTCCATGGAGCAGGACGCCTCCATCTTCATGACGCTCTCGGGCGCGATGACGCCCGCGGGCCTGCACCAGAGCTGCCTCATTCCCCTGGTGGAGAAGGGCATCATCTCCGCGCTGACCACCACGGGCGCCAACCTCTACCACGACGCCCACCGCATCATCGGCCACGCCATCCGCGAGGTGAACCCGAACGCCGGAGACCTCCAGTACCGGCTGGCGCGCATCATCCGCATCTACGATTTGGGCTTCTGGGAGGAGGCGCTCCTGGACACGGACCGGCTCTTCTCGGCCATCATCCGGGGCCCCGAGTTCCAGAAGAAGATGACGACGCCGGAGTTCCACTACCTGCTGGGCAAGGCGGTGTACGGCATCGAGAAGCAGCTCGGCGTGAAGCAGCCCTCGCTCTTGTCCACCTGCTACAAGCACGCGGTGCCCATCTGGGTGGGCGCGGTGCAGGACGGCTCCATCTTCCTGAACGTCGTCAAGCTCAAGCGGCTGCTCGGAGCGGAGTTCAAGTTCGAGCTCGACATCAACGACGACGTGTACTCCATGGCGGCGATGCAGCACTTCTGCCGCCACCAGGGCTCGAAGAAGCTGGCCATCTGGATTCTGGGCGGCGGCGTGCCCAAGAACTACACGCTCCAGGGCGAGCCGCTGCTGGACCAGATCCTCAACGTGCCCACCTCGGGCTTCGACATCGACGTGCAGTTCTGCGTGGACCCGGTGGACAACGGGGCGCTGTCGAGCTGCCCGGCCGGCGAGGGCCACACCTGGGGCAAGGTCTCCGTGGAGGCCGTGGAGACGGGCTCCATGTACGTGCACTGCGACGTGACGGCCGTGTTCCCCTGGCTCACGCACGCGCTCTTGTCCGAGCCGAAGAACAAGCGCAAGCCCATGCGGCTGATGGACAAGATGAACGACGCCATCGCCTTCCTGGACGCGGATGTGAAGAAGCGCAGCAAGCAGCTCATGAAGACGTTGGACTGGAGCGTCGAGGAGGCAGAGCCCTCGACCCCCGAGGACGCCGGGAAGCACGGCGCCTACGTCCGCTAA
- a CDS encoding OsmC family protein — translation MSQPSQPTGVVMTATSAASFKTELEHGPSGSRIATEAPKDNGGTGGSFSPTDLVGAALASCAITTMALVASREGLPFGEARATVEKRMTPPPRRIGELVLTLHMPSGLSPAHRTRLEQAAQECPVARSLHPDVKLPLVFRYPGES, via the coding sequence ATGAGCCAGCCCTCGCAGCCCACCGGCGTGGTGATGACCGCCACCAGCGCCGCTTCCTTCAAGACCGAACTCGAGCACGGGCCCTCCGGCTCGCGCATCGCCACCGAGGCCCCGAAGGACAACGGGGGCACGGGAGGTTCCTTCTCGCCCACGGACCTGGTGGGGGCGGCGCTCGCCTCGTGCGCCATCACCACCATGGCCCTGGTGGCCTCGCGCGAGGGGCTGCCCTTTGGCGAGGCCCGGGCCACGGTGGAGAAGCGGATGACGCCGCCGCCGCGCCGCATTGGCGAGCTGGTGCTCACCCTCCACATGCCCAGCGGCCTGTCCCCGGCGCACCGCACCCGGCTGGAGCAGGCCGCCCAGGAGTGCCCCGTGGCGCGGAGCCTCCACCCGGACGTGAAGCTGCCCCTCGTGTTCCGCTACCCGGGCGAGTCCTAG
- the speA gene encoding biosynthetic arginine decarboxylase codes for MPINTPQHRWTLADALEMYGIRNWGNPYFGINEKGHVCVHPDGPQGSSMDLKELVDEVRRRGIGLPLLIRFTDVLRHRVIHLNEAFKKAIAESNYKGQYRGVYPIKVNQHRYVVETIVETGKNYGYGLEAGSKPELLAVMALLDNEDALVICNGYKDEEYVETALFFSRLGRNVILVVEKPSELPLIAEVARKTGIAPRLGIRVKLSTRGAGKWEASGGDRSKFGLTSSELMNCIGFMRETGLLPHFELLHFHLGSQISNIRNVKNALREVGCFYVEVVRQGAPLKYLDVGGGLGVDYDGSQTNFTSSMNYTTEEYANDVVFGVMEACDRAGVAHPTLVSESGRAIVAHHAVLVMDVLGTSESDLSQVPEKVDDKAPSVVRNLMNTLKELTNKNLLESWHDAQDSKEESLTLFSLGHLSLEQRVAAENIYWAICHKIMRIARDQGEIPEELDSLERQLSDTYFCNFSVFQSLPDSWAIDQLFPIMPIHRLSEKPSRRATLADITCDSDGKIEHFIDKREVKDALELHPLNNDDYYLGIFLVGAYQEILGDLHNLFGDTHAVQVSLAPNGGYLIDHVVEGDTVNEVLHYVSYSKDDLVARLRKFTEVALRNGRITLDESRTLLRMYEEGLSGYTYLERDVDAAFNASHGQLRLVPPQDATTPRVAPPTGT; via the coding sequence ATGCCCATCAACACGCCGCAGCACCGTTGGACCCTCGCTGATGCCCTGGAGATGTATGGGATCCGGAACTGGGGAAATCCCTACTTCGGCATCAACGAGAAGGGCCATGTGTGCGTCCACCCCGATGGGCCCCAAGGGTCCAGCATGGACCTGAAGGAACTGGTGGACGAAGTCCGGCGCCGGGGCATTGGCCTGCCGCTGCTGATCCGCTTCACGGACGTCCTTCGCCACCGCGTCATCCACCTCAACGAGGCCTTCAAGAAGGCCATCGCCGAGTCCAACTACAAGGGCCAGTACCGGGGCGTGTACCCCATCAAGGTGAACCAGCACCGGTACGTGGTGGAGACCATCGTCGAGACGGGCAAGAACTACGGCTACGGCCTGGAGGCCGGCAGCAAGCCGGAGCTGCTCGCGGTGATGGCGCTGCTCGACAACGAGGACGCGCTCGTCATCTGCAACGGCTACAAGGACGAGGAGTACGTGGAGACGGCGCTGTTCTTCTCCCGGCTGGGCCGCAACGTCATCCTCGTGGTGGAGAAGCCCAGCGAGCTGCCCCTCATCGCCGAGGTGGCGCGCAAGACGGGCATCGCCCCCCGGCTGGGCATCCGCGTGAAGCTGTCCACGCGCGGGGCGGGCAAGTGGGAGGCCTCCGGCGGAGACCGCTCCAAGTTCGGCCTCACCTCCTCGGAGCTGATGAACTGCATCGGCTTCATGCGCGAGACGGGGCTCCTGCCCCACTTCGAGCTGTTGCACTTCCACCTGGGCAGCCAGATCTCCAACATCCGCAACGTGAAGAACGCGCTGCGCGAGGTGGGCTGCTTCTACGTGGAGGTGGTCCGCCAGGGCGCCCCGCTGAAGTACCTGGATGTGGGCGGCGGCCTGGGCGTGGACTACGACGGCTCGCAGACCAACTTCACCTCCTCCATGAACTACACCACGGAGGAGTACGCCAACGACGTGGTGTTCGGCGTGATGGAGGCGTGTGACCGGGCGGGCGTTGCCCACCCCACGCTCGTCTCCGAGTCCGGCCGCGCCATCGTGGCCCACCACGCCGTGCTGGTGATGGACGTGCTGGGCACCAGCGAGTCGGACCTCTCCCAGGTGCCCGAGAAGGTGGACGACAAAGCCCCCTCCGTGGTGCGCAACCTGATGAACACCCTGAAGGAGCTGACGAACAAGAACCTCCTGGAGTCCTGGCACGACGCCCAGGACTCCAAGGAGGAGAGCCTCACGCTCTTCTCCCTGGGCCACCTGTCGCTGGAGCAGCGCGTGGCCGCGGAGAACATCTACTGGGCCATCTGCCACAAGATCATGCGCATCGCGCGCGACCAGGGCGAGATTCCCGAGGAGCTGGACTCGCTGGAGCGGCAGCTCTCCGACACGTACTTCTGCAACTTCTCCGTGTTCCAGTCCCTGCCGGACTCGTGGGCCATTGATCAGCTCTTCCCGATCATGCCCATCCACCGGCTCTCCGAGAAGCCGTCGCGCCGGGCCACCCTGGCGGACATCACCTGCGACTCGGACGGGAAGATCGAGCACTTCATCGACAAGCGCGAGGTGAAGGACGCGCTGGAGCTGCACCCGCTCAACAACGACGACTACTACCTGGGCATCTTCCTGGTGGGCGCCTACCAGGAAATCCTCGGCGACCTGCACAACCTGTTCGGGGACACCCACGCGGTGCAGGTGTCGCTGGCGCCCAACGGGGGCTACCTCATCGACCACGTGGTGGAGGGAGACACGGTCAACGAGGTGCTCCACTACGTGAGCTACAGCAAGGACGACCTGGTGGCGCGGCTGCGCAAGTTCACCGAGGTGGCCCTGCGCAACGGCCGCATCACCCTGGACGAGTCGCGCACCCTGCTGCGGATGTACGAGGAGGGCCTGTCCGGCTACACCTACCTGGAGCGCGACGTGGACGCGGCCTTCAACGCCAGCCACGGCCAGCTCCGCCTGGTGCCGCCGCAGGACGCCACCACGCCCCGCGTCGCCCCGCCCACGGGCACCTGA